In the Hordeum vulgare subsp. vulgare chromosome 7H, MorexV3_pseudomolecules_assembly, whole genome shotgun sequence genome, one interval contains:
- the LOC123408589 gene encoding tobamovirus multiplication protein 2A-like translates to MACRGFFECVLKLLNLVLMAVGLAMAGYGAYLLVFWLQLLPPSPPAPPPSGDLVRLGRPMLLLIDVSISVGTSQKLISAWFIFAFIGVGVILFITSIFGCAGASTGSGCCLSTYSFLIILFILVELAAGCFIFFDHGWKDVIPVDKTGNFDTIYSFLKENWRTAKWVALGAVVFEALLFTVALIVQSGNQDDYDSDDEYIGPRSGVRQPLVNKQTVTDPRVPNLDYRPIRNDAWSQRMRDKYGVDSFDPNRFQQATISPAEQRNRCTIL, encoded by the exons ATGGCGTGCAGGGGCTTCTTCGAATGCGTCCTCAAGCTGCTCAACCTCGTCCTCATGGCTGTCGGGCTGGCCATGGCGGGCTAcggcgcctacctgctcgtgttcTGGCTCCAGCTGCTGCCTCCGTcgccgccggcgccgcctccAAGCGGTGACCTGGTGCGGCTTGGGCGGCCGATGCTTCTTCTTATTGACGTGTCTATCTCGGTTGGGACCTCGCAGAAGCTCATCAGCGCATG GTTTATTTTTGCATTTATAGGCGTTGGTGTTATACTCTTCATTACCTCCATCTTCGGTTGTGCTGGAGCGTCAACCGGGAGTGGATGCTGCTTATCCACT TATTCATTCCTCATCATTTTGTTCATACTAGTAGAGCTTGCTGCAGGATGCTTCATTTTCTTCGACCATGGCTGGAAAGAT GTAATTCCAGTTGATAAAACTGGTAACTTTGACACGATCTACAGTTTCCTGAAAGAAAATTGGAGAACTGCAAAATGGGTCGCACTTGGAGCTGTTGTGTTTGAG GCACTGCTGTTCACTGTAGCCCTCATAGTGCAGTCAGGCAATCAAGATGATTATGACAGTGATGATGAGTACATTGGCCCGAGGTCCGGAGTCCGTCAGCCGTTGGTGAATAAGCAAACTGTTACCGACCCCAGGGTGCCCAATCTTGACTACCGTCCAATCAGGAACGATGCATGGAGCCAAAGAATGAGGGACAAG TATGGGGTGGATTCCTTTGATCCAAACAGGTTTCAACAGGCCACGATATCTCCCGCAGAACAAAGAAACAGATGCACAATCCTCTGA